From a region of the Fusobacterium periodonticum ATCC 33693 genome:
- the nrdG gene encoding anaerobic ribonucleoside-triphosphate reductase activating protein, whose product MNYSGIKYADMINGKGIRVSLFVSGCTHCCKNCFNEETWSESYGKEFTEKEENEIIEYFKKYGKTIRGLSLLGGDPTYPKNIKPLLKFIKKFKENLTDRDIWIWSGFTWEEILEDENRFSLIKECDILIDGKYIDNLKDLNLKWRGSSNQRVIDIKKSLEKNEVVEYI is encoded by the coding sequence ATGAATTATTCAGGAATTAAATATGCAGATATGATTAATGGAAAAGGTATAAGGGTAAGTTTATTTGTAAGTGGTTGTACACATTGTTGTAAAAATTGCTTTAATGAAGAAACTTGGAGTGAATCCTATGGAAAAGAATTTACTGAAAAAGAAGAAAATGAAATTATAGAATATTTTAAAAAATATGGAAAAACAATAAGGGGTCTTTCACTTTTAGGCGGAGACCCTACTTATCCTAAAAATATTAAGCCCCTTTTAAAATTTATAAAAAAATTTAAAGAAAACTTAACAGATAGGGATATTTGGATATGGAGTGGTTTCACTTGGGAAGAAATATTAGAAGATGAAAATAGATTTTCTCTTATAAAAGAATGTGATATTTTGATAGATGGAAAATATATAGATAATTTAAAAGACTTAAATTTGAAATGGAGAGGTAGCTCTAATCAGAGAGTTATTGATATAAAGAAAAGTTTAGAAAAAAATGAAGTTGTTGAATATATTTAA